Genomic window (Arcobacter aquimarinus):
ATTGTTTTAGGTGACCATGTTATGATGGATTCTGGAACTGGAGCAGTTCATACAGCACCAGGTCATGGAGAAGATGATTATAAAGTTGGATTAAGATATAACCTAGATGTAATTATGCCAGTTGATGCATATGGTAAATATGATGAGACAATAGTAAGAGAAAAACTATTTAAAGATACAGATAAATATTTAGGATTAAATGTATTTAAAGCAAATGAGTTAATTTTAGAAGAGTTAGGAAGTGCTTTATTAAAAAGAGTTGATATTAGACACTCTTATCCACATTGTTGGAGAACTCATACACCAATTATCTTTAGAGCAACAAAACAATGGTTTATTTCTATTGATGATAAATATGGAAATAAAAACAATACATTAAGAGAAAATGCTTTAGAAATTGTTGAAAATTTAAAATTCTATCCAGAGTGGGGAAGAAATAGATTAAAAGCAATGTTAGAAGGAAGACCTGATTGGTGTATTTCAAGACAAAGAGATTGGGGAGTTCCAATTGCATTTTTTAGAAATAAAAAAACTGATGAAATAGTTTTTGATGAAAAAGTTTTAAACTATACAGCTATGATTTTTGAACAAAAAGGTTGTGATGCTTGGTATGATTTGGAAATTTCTGATTTATTATATCCAGGAAGTGGCTTAAATCCTGATGATTTAGAAAAAACTACGGATATTTTAGATGTTTGGTTTGATAGTGGTTCAACACAAAATGCAGTTTTAAGAAGTAGAAATTATGATGCTGGAACTTTCCCTGCTGATATGTATTTAGAAGGAAGTGACCAACATAGAGGTTGGTTTCAATCTTCACTTTTAACAACTTTAGCTTCAAGTGAAATTGCTCCTTATAAATCGATTTTAACACATGGATTCACTGTTGATGAAAAAGGTGAAAAAATGTCTAAATCAAAAGGAAATGTTGTTGCTCCTGATAAAGTTTTAAAAGAGTATGGAAGTGAAATTCTAAGACTTTGGGTTGCAATGAGTGATTATCAAAGTGATTTAAAAATCTCTGATAATATTTTAAAACAAAACGGTGAATTATATAGAAAAATTAGAAATACAGCAAGATTCTTACTTGCAAATGTTTCTGATTTAGAAGAAATTGTATCAGTTGATAAAATGGGAATTCTTGATATTTGGGTATTAGGAAAAGCTAAAAAAGTATTTGATGAAATTGAAGCTGCATTTAATGTATATGAATTTTCAAAAGGTTTAAATAAATTAAATAACTTCTTAGTTGTTGATTTATCTGGAATTTATCTTGATGTTTGTAAAGATAGATTATATTGTGATGATAAAAATGATATTCACAGACTAGCATCTCAAAGTGCAATGGCATTGATTGCCAAAAAATTAATCTCTACAATGGCTCCTATATTGACATATACAATGGATGAACTATTAGAGTTTGCTCCAAAAATTTTAAGAGATGATTGTGTTGATATTTTTGATTATAAAAAAGTTGTTTTACCTGAAGTTGAATCAAATATTGATGAAACAATTTTATTAGCAGCAAAAGAAAAATTCTCTGAAATCAAAGATGCATTAAGTAAAGAAAAAGTTATTAAATCAACTTTAGAGTTAATGATTTATACAAATTGTGAAGAAATTTTAGCTTTAGATGAAGTAGAATCAAGTGATTGGTTTTTAGTAAGTTCTGTAACAAAAGATAAACAAAACTCTGATATACTTGGAAGTTTCCAAATTGATGGAAAAGATTTTGAAGTTTATAAAGCAACTGCACATAAATGTCCAAGATGTTGGAAATATACAGCAGTAGAAGAAGAAACACTTTGTAATAGATGTGAAGAAGTTTTAAAATAGGAAAAAAATGTTTCAAGAAGAAGTAACACTTACTTTTATATTTCAAACAATAGCAGTAATTTTAGTTGTAACTGCTATTGGAATATTTTATGTAAAGAAAAAAGCAAAAGAGGTAAAAAACAAATGATGCCATTTTCTGATGAAGATTTACAATTACCTGTTAGTACCATTATTGAAAAAAAAGTAGCTCCAATGTTAGCACGTGATGGTGGAGCAATAGAACTTTTAGATATAAAAAATGGAAGAGTATTTGTACAATTAAAAGGTGCTTGTGTTGGATGTAGTGCAAGCGGAAGTACTTTAAAATATGTTGTTGAAAAAGAGTTAAAATCAGCAATTCATCCAGATTTACAAATAGTTAATGTACCACAAGGTATGGAAAACAATTTAGAGGAATTATAATAATGATAAATGAGAGTAGATTATTAAATGAAGCAAATTCTTTTTTTGTTCAAAAGAAATTTGATAAAGCTTTGTTTTTATATTCACAACTGTCATCAAATTTCCCACAAAATAAAGAATACCCAATTTATGCGCTTTTCTGTGACATTGCAACTGAAGATGTACAAAAAGCAATGTCACTATATGATTATTTTTCAATAATAAAAGATGAAAATTTAGATGAAGCTATAAGATATGTTGAGGATATTATCAATGCGTATGATGGTGATATTGATAAAATGATGGAAATATTAAAAGATTTAAGTACATCAACAGTTGAATCTTTGGATGCAATAAGATATGAAGATTTCAAAAAATTGATTGAATCAAGAGGTTCTTTTAGAATTGCTTTTGAGGATATAATGTTTTCAACAAAAGTTGCCATAGAAAATAAAGATGATTTTTTTGATTTTGTTACAAAATTGATTGATAATGATTTTAATACTACAGCTTATACTTATCTTGATGGCTTTAATGAGTATTTTTCTTATGATAAAGAGATAGAAAAATTATATAAAAAATTAGAAGAGAAAAAACTTGCAATTAATCATAAATAATAAGATTTACACAGATAATTCAAATGAAGCAAATAAAGATTCAATTTTTGTTGTTTCTAAACAGAATGAAAAATATAAAGAATTAGCAATTGCTAATGGTTGTGAACAAATAGTTGAAGCAAAAGATTTAAAAAAACATCTTGATATGTCAAGTATAAAAGTTATTGGAATAACTGGAACTAATGGAAAAACAACAACAGCAGCAGCAATTTATTCAATTCTTTTAGATTTAGGATATAAAGTTGCACTTCAAGGTACAAGAGGATTTTTTATAAATGATGAAAGGGTTGAAGAGTATTCTTTGACAACTCCTGTTCAACTTGGAAACTTTGCTCATATTCAAAAAGCAATGAATAATGGATGTCAATTTTTTGTGATGGAAGTTAGTTCACATGCAATTGAACAAAAAAGAATAGAAGGTTTAGAGTTTGCTCTAAAAATTCATACAAATATTACAAGAGATCATTTGGATTATCATAAAACAATTGAAGAGTATATACGAGTTAAGAACTCTTTTTTTGAAGATGAAACTTTAAAACTAATCAATAAAGATGATGAGAAAGTAAGGTATAACATTAAAAATAGTTTTGCATATTCTTTGGAAAAGCCTTCAACTTATAAAGTTGATGCATACTCTTTTAAAAATGGAATGCATGTAATGTTTAATCACTTTGGAAAACACTACTCTTTTTCATCAATGATGATGGGAATTTTCAATGTTTACAATCTAATGGCGGCAGTTGCAGCAGTACATATAACTACTCAAAAACCACTTGAAGAAATTTGTGAAGCTCTTGAAGGTTTTGGAGGAGTTAGTGGAAGGATGGAAACAATTTCTTCTAATCCTTTAGTAATTGTAGATTTTGCTCATACGCCAGATGGAATGGAAGAAGTTTTAAAAAGCTTTAATGAAAAAGATATTATTTGTGTATTTGGTGCAGGTGGAGATAGAGATAAACTTAAACGTCCATTGATGGGAACAATTGCATCTAAATATTCAAAACATATTATTGTTACAAGTGATAATCCAAGATTTGAAGACCCTGATAAAATTATTGAAGATATATTAGCTGGAATAAAAAATCATCCAAGTGTTCAAATTGAAATAAATAGAAAAGAAGCTATTAAGAAAGCAATTGATATGGCTGATGATAATTGTGTTGTTTTAGTTCTTGGAAAAGGTGATGAATCAACTCAAATAATTTATGACAAAAAATTCCATTTTTCTGACAAGGAAGAGATTTTAAAAATTTTAAATAAAGATAAATAATTTATTTATCTTTATTTAATGGAATAGATATTGTAAAAATAGCTCCACTATAACTGTTATTTAAATATTCAAAATCTATATTAGAAGCTTCAATTGACCCATTTAGATGTTTTGTAATTATCTCTTTACTCATATAAAGCCCAATTCCAGTTCCTTGTTTTTCACTTTTTGTAGTAAAATACGGATCAAAAATTTTATCTATAATATTTTCTTTAATACCTCTTGCTGTATCTTTAATTTTTATAACTATTTTATTATTAAATTCTTCAACATCAATAAAAATGTATTTATCTTCATCTATATTTTCAAATGCATCAATTGAATTATTTATTATATTTATAAAAACTTGTATTAATGCACTTTCATAAGTATCAAATTTTATCTCTGCATAGTTGTTTTGAATTATTTTAATATCTTTACTTTTCAATCTTGATTGTGTTAATTTAAATATTTTTTCAAATAATTCTTTAAAATATATATTCGTTTTATTATTATCTTTTTTGAAAAAATTCTTGAAATCATCAATAGTTTTTGATAAATATTGAGCATTTTCATTTATATTATCTAAAGACTCTTTTTCATATTCTTCATTTGAAATATTTAATTCCTTTTGTAATTTCATTCCTGTTGAAAGGGTAGAAATAATAGATAAAGGTTGTCGCCATTGATGAGCAATATTTGCAATCATTTCACCCATCGTTGCTAGTTTTGATTGTTGAATAAGTAACTCTTCTTGAGTTTTTATCTTATTTTGATTATTAACTTGTTCTGTAATATCTTCACTAACTCCTAAAACACCAATGATTTTTCCTTTATCATCAAACAATGGTACTTTAGAAGTATTTAATATTTTTAATACTTTATTTTTAGTTGTTATTGTTTCTAAATAGTTTAATTTAGGTTGACCAGAAGATATAACAATCATATCATCATTTATAAAATTTTCTTTTTCAAGAATAGAAAAATCAGTATCAGTTTTACCTAATAATTCATCTTTTGAACTTAAATTCATTAATTGTAAGAATTTACTATTACATCCAAGATAAACACCTTTATTGCTTTTCCAAAAGATTATAAGAGGTGCATTTTCAATAATTTTCTCTAAAAGTTCATTTGATTTTAAAAGTTCTTCTTTTTTTGACTCTATTTGAGTAAATAGTTTATATGAAATAAAATATATTAAAATTGAAGAAAAAGTTATAAATAACCAACCCTTTATAGTTTGTAGAAATTGTAGTTTTTCTAAATCTTTTACCAATAAATTTATTGCATTATCAGAAAAATAAATCCATAAAAGTCCAAATAAAAAATAAGTAATAGATATTTTTAAAGCTAAAGATATATATTTCATTTTAATTCTCCAAAAATATTATAACCTAATTTTTTCTTATTCTTTATTTTTTAAATAAATAAATATTATTAAAGATAAAACAGCTATAAATAAAGGGTAAAAAAATAAATAATCTTTTAAAACAATTTTATTTTGTTCAATTTGAGATTTTTCTAACTTATTTATATCTTCATATATTTTTATCAAATCATTTCTTGAGTAAGCAAAATAGGATTTTCCATTTGACTCTTTGGCTAATAAATCTAAGATATTTGTATTAAATCTTCCAATTCCAATAGAATAAATTTTTATATGATATTTATTTAATAATTTTATAACTACATCCAAAGGAATCTTACTTACATTATCTTCTCCATCACTTAGCAAAATTATTATATTTGATTTTGCTTCTTTATTTTTTAAAATATTTACACTTGAAGCAACGGAGTCAATCAAAGCTGTATTTTCGCCAGCCATTCCAATATCTAAATAATCAATCATCTCTTTTTGCGAATTTTTATCAAAACTTAACGGACTTGAAATTAGTACAGAATCTGCAAAAATAACAATACCTATATTATCATTTACTCTTTTTGTTATGAAGTCTTTTACTATCTCTTTTACAATTTCAAAACGATTTTTAGTATAATTTTCATCTAAATCTTGTTCATACATTGAAAAACTTGTATCTAAATTTAGTATTATATTTACACCTTCATTTTTTAAAATTATCGAATCATTTATTTTTATAGGACTACTAAGAGCAATAATAGAAAAAATAATAATTATGTATTTTAATACTAGAGTAAATAAAATAGATTTTTTATTGGATTGTTGAAAAATATGAAGATGTGGAATCAAATAAGAAGGCGATTTTGCTTTACAAATAAATTCACAAATAATAAATAATAAAATTAAAAGTAAAAAATATGGGTATTCAAAGCTTATGTTATTAAACATCTAAAGATTCCATAAAAATAGAGTATTTTGCTTTTATATGATTATCTATTTTTCCCACGTTTTTTTTGTATTTGAATTTTTCTAGTTCTTCTATTAGTTCATTTGCTAATTTTTTTTCTCTATCGTTTATTGCAAGTAATCTTGCATATTTTGAAAGAGTATAAGCACTTTTTTTTGAATCATCAAAATCTATTTCTTTTAATATTTTTAAATATTTTTTTCTAGGAGTGTTTTTTTTGTTTTTTATAAATTTAATTAAAAAAAATAAAACTAATAAACAAAATAAAATTCCTAAAAATACTAAAAGTATAAGAATAAAAATAGAGTAATCAGGTATTTTTTCTAACTCTTTTATATCATGAAGTTTTGATAAAAGATTTTCATTCATCTTAAAACACCTAATAGCTTTTTTATTGGATTTTCATTTGTATAAATTTTTGTAAATTTAACGGTACAATTTTGTAAATGATTAAAAAGCTTATGGTCATTTTGTAAAACTTTTTTTTCATACTCTAAAATAGAATTTTCATTTAAAATAGAATCAAATATTTTATTGTTACTTGGATCTATGAAACTAACATTTCCAAGTTCAATAGGTCGTTCTTCAAATTTATCTCTTACAATTAAAACAATAACTTCATGTTTTTGGCAAAGAAGTTTCAAATCAAGTTTTTCGATGTCAAAAAAATCTCCAATTAAAAATATTAAAGATTTCTCTTTTATAAATTTAAAAAGTTCTTTTGTGATTTTTTCATAATCTATATTTTTACCAATTACATTGTAATTATAAAGTTGTTCGGCCATAAAATTTACATTAAAAATTTGTTTTGATTTTTTAGTACAAATTTCAAGCTTCTCGTTTGCTATAAATGAAGAAAAAGGATTACCTTGTTTAACACAAATAAATCCCAATGCAGTTGCAACTTCAGTGATAATTTCTTGTTTGAAAACATCCGTTCCAAAATAAGTAGAACCATTTAATAAACAAACAATATTTACATTCAATTCTTTTTGTGCATGAAAAACTTTTACATAAGGTTTTTGCATTTTTGCACTTATTATCCAATCAATATTTTTTACATCTTCCCCATATTCATACTCTTTTAACTCACAAAAATCATAACCTTCACCTTTTAATTTTGTGCTGTTATTTCCTATAATTTCTGAAAAAACTTGTTTTTTTGTTTTTATAACTATTTTTTTTAAAGCTTGATTCATATTTTATGGAATTGTTATCTTTTCTAAAATTTTTTGGATTACATCATCTACATTTATCTCTTTTGCCATGGCTTCATAAGTTAAAATAATTCTATGTCTTAAAACATTTTTTACAACCATTGCAATATCAATGGGACTTACATAATCATTTCCTCTTAAATATGCGTTTGCTTTTACTGCTTTAAACATATCAATAGTAGCCCTTGGACTTGCACCAAAATGAATAATATCAACTAAATTATCAAGAGCATAATCTTTTGGATTTCTACTTGCATCAATAATATCAATGATATATTCTTCTAATTCTTTATCAATGTGAATATTTTTAACTGCTTTTTTTAATTCTTCTAAAGTTTCTTTATCTAAAACTTTATTTATTGTTTCAAAAGAGTTCATCGTAACTTTTTTTGCTATTTCATACTCTTGCTCTTTTGTATTATAACTTACAACAATTTTAAACATAAATCTATCAAGTTGAGCTTCAGGTAGACTATAAGCTCCTTCTTGTTCAATTGGATTTTGAGTAGCTAGAACTAAGAAAGGAGAATCAACTTTAAATGTATTTTCTGCAATTGTTACTTGTTTTTCTTGCATAACTTCAAGAAGTGCAGATTGTACCTTCGCAGGGGCTCTATTTATTTCATCTGCTAAAAGTAAATTTGTGAAAATTGGACCTTTTTTAATTTTAAACTCATTTGTTTTCATATCAAAAATTTGAGCACCAATAATATCGCTAGGAAGTAAATCAGGAGTAAATTGTATTCTTTTAAAATCTAAATTTAATGCTTGTGAAACTGCTTTTACAGTTGTTGTTTTAGCTAAGCCTGGAACACCTTCCAGTAAAATATGACCTGAAGTTAAAAGACCTATTAAAATAGAGTTAATCATTTCTTCTTGACCGATAACTCCCTTTGAAATCTCTGTTTTTAGTTCATTTAGTTTATTCTGTAAATGCAAGTTATTGTCCTTTTTTTTGTTAAAAACATTCTAGCCAAATAGAATTTAAATATTTATTCATTATGGTTAAAGTTAAATTAAACTTAATTTAGCTAAAATCACCACTCTAATTTTAAATTAGAACCTCACATGTGTCAATCCTTGTA
Coding sequences:
- the ileS gene encoding isoleucine--tRNA ligase, which translates into the protein MDYKESLLLPKTDFPMRGNLPQNEPIKYKQWDEKKVYERMKQNRVGCESFTLHDGPPYANGNIHIGHALNKILKDIINKFHYFEGKSIRYVPGWDCHGLPIEQKVEEKIGAEKKKVLPKSKLRQLCRDHATKFVDIQKSEFKQLGVIADWENPYLTMDFKFEANIYRELCAIAKQGLLIQRSKPVYWSWAAQTALAEAEVEYEDKTSPSIYVAFKLENIDASIIIWTTTPWTLPANTGISLNGEEEYVKTSDKFIVAKKLYNSLIESGVISGEVVETINPKDLENTFAINPLNGRTSKIVLGDHVMMDSGTGAVHTAPGHGEDDYKVGLRYNLDVIMPVDAYGKYDETIVREKLFKDTDKYLGLNVFKANELILEELGSALLKRVDIRHSYPHCWRTHTPIIFRATKQWFISIDDKYGNKNNTLRENALEIVENLKFYPEWGRNRLKAMLEGRPDWCISRQRDWGVPIAFFRNKKTDEIVFDEKVLNYTAMIFEQKGCDAWYDLEISDLLYPGSGLNPDDLEKTTDILDVWFDSGSTQNAVLRSRNYDAGTFPADMYLEGSDQHRGWFQSSLLTTLASSEIAPYKSILTHGFTVDEKGEKMSKSKGNVVAPDKVLKEYGSEILRLWVAMSDYQSDLKISDNILKQNGELYRKIRNTARFLLANVSDLEEIVSVDKMGILDIWVLGKAKKVFDEIEAAFNVYEFSKGLNKLNNFLVVDLSGIYLDVCKDRLYCDDKNDIHRLASQSAMALIAKKLISTMAPILTYTMDELLEFAPKILRDDCVDIFDYKKVVLPEVESNIDETILLAAKEKFSEIKDALSKEKVIKSTLELMIYTNCEEILALDEVESSDWFLVSSVTKDKQNSDILGSFQIDGKDFEVYKATAHKCPRCWKYTAVEEETLCNRCEEVLK
- a CDS encoding NifU family protein; this encodes MMPFSDEDLQLPVSTIIEKKVAPMLARDGGAIELLDIKNGRVFVQLKGACVGCSASGSTLKYVVEKELKSAIHPDLQIVNVPQGMENNLEEL
- a CDS encoding UDP-N-acetylmuramoyl-L-alanyl-D-glutamate--2,6-diaminopimelate ligase, producing the protein MQLIINNKIYTDNSNEANKDSIFVVSKQNEKYKELAIANGCEQIVEAKDLKKHLDMSSIKVIGITGTNGKTTTAAAIYSILLDLGYKVALQGTRGFFINDERVEEYSLTTPVQLGNFAHIQKAMNNGCQFFVMEVSSHAIEQKRIEGLEFALKIHTNITRDHLDYHKTIEEYIRVKNSFFEDETLKLINKDDEKVRYNIKNSFAYSLEKPSTYKVDAYSFKNGMHVMFNHFGKHYSFSSMMMGIFNVYNLMAAVAAVHITTQKPLEEICEALEGFGGVSGRMETISSNPLVIVDFAHTPDGMEEVLKSFNEKDIICVFGAGGDRDKLKRPLMGTIASKYSKHIIVTSDNPRFEDPDKIIEDILAGIKNHPSVQIEINRKEAIKKAIDMADDNCVVLVLGKGDESTQIIYDKKFHFSDKEEILKILNKDK
- a CDS encoding PAS domain-containing sensor histidine kinase, whose translation is MKYISLALKISITYFLFGLLWIYFSDNAINLLVKDLEKLQFLQTIKGWLFITFSSILIYFISYKLFTQIESKKEELLKSNELLEKIIENAPLIIFWKSNKGVYLGCNSKFLQLMNLSSKDELLGKTDTDFSILEKENFINDDMIVISSGQPKLNYLETITTKNKVLKILNTSKVPLFDDKGKIIGVLGVSEDITEQVNNQNKIKTQEELLIQQSKLATMGEMIANIAHQWRQPLSIISTLSTGMKLQKELNISNEEYEKESLDNINENAQYLSKTIDDFKNFFKKDNNKTNIYFKELFEKIFKLTQSRLKSKDIKIIQNNYAEIKFDTYESALIQVFINIINNSIDAFENIDEDKYIFIDVEEFNNKIVIKIKDTARGIKENIIDKIFDPYFTTKSEKQGTGIGLYMSKEIITKHLNGSIEASNIDFEYLNNSYSGAIFTISIPLNKDK
- a CDS encoding VWA domain-containing protein; translated protein: MFNNISFEYPYFLLLILLFIICEFICKAKSPSYLIPHLHIFQQSNKKSILFTLVLKYIIIIFSIIALSSPIKINDSIILKNEGVNIILNLDTSFSMYEQDLDENYTKNRFEIVKEIVKDFITKRVNDNIGIVIFADSVLISSPLSFDKNSQKEMIDYLDIGMAGENTALIDSVASSVNILKNKEAKSNIIILLSDGEDNVSKIPLDVVIKLLNKYHIKIYSIGIGRFNTNILDLLAKESNGKSYFAYSRNDLIKIYEDINKLEKSQIEQNKIVLKDYLFFYPLFIAVLSLIIFIYLKNKE
- a CDS encoding DUF58 domain-containing protein — its product is MNQALKKIVIKTKKQVFSEIIGNNSTKLKGEGYDFCELKEYEYGEDVKNIDWIISAKMQKPYVKVFHAQKELNVNIVCLLNGSTYFGTDVFKQEIITEVATALGFICVKQGNPFSSFIANEKLEICTKKSKQIFNVNFMAEQLYNYNVIGKNIDYEKITKELFKFIKEKSLIFLIGDFFDIEKLDLKLLCQKHEVIVLIVRDKFEERPIELGNVSFIDPSNNKIFDSILNENSILEYEKKVLQNDHKLFNHLQNCTVKFTKIYTNENPIKKLLGVLR
- a CDS encoding AAA family ATPase → MHLQNKLNELKTEISKGVIGQEEMINSILIGLLTSGHILLEGVPGLAKTTTVKAVSQALNLDFKRIQFTPDLLPSDIIGAQIFDMKTNEFKIKKGPIFTNLLLADEINRAPAKVQSALLEVMQEKQVTIAENTFKVDSPFLVLATQNPIEQEGAYSLPEAQLDRFMFKIVVSYNTKEQEYEIAKKVTMNSFETINKVLDKETLEELKKAVKNIHIDKELEEYIIDIIDASRNPKDYALDNLVDIIHFGASPRATIDMFKAVKANAYLRGNDYVSPIDIAMVVKNVLRHRIILTYEAMAKEINVDDVIQKILEKITIP